A single window of Mustela erminea isolate mMusErm1 chromosome 4, mMusErm1.Pri, whole genome shotgun sequence DNA harbors:
- the ZSCAN23 gene encoding zinc finger and SCAN domain-containing protein 23 — protein MATALVLQTSEMQEGLQAVKVEEKGGDCGCGQESSLPRENPHTREIFRRRFRQFCYQETPGPREALRRLRELCHQWLRPETHSKEQIVELLVLEQFLTILPEELQAWVREHRPESGEQAVTALEDLERELDEPGELVEDGSTEVPSYVCEQGEFAKEKAARGAAQELPGGRLQPSEELHQCRARELRPVQIGGEAGTWNVELGPARELSTETRPLVEAAEKRNSDAVEMPECRDPCERDGRLERQRPSSSVERPYVCGECGKSFTQNSILIEHQRTHTGEKPYECEECGRAFGQRSGLFQHQRLHTGEKRYQCGICGKAFSQNAGLFHHLRIHTGEKPFQCGQCSKSFSRRSVLIKHQRIHTGERPYECEECGKNFIYHCNLVQHRKVHPALGLAGPLEQVAPHVLPSDH, from the exons ATGGCCACAGCCTTGGTCCTTCAGACTTCAGAGATGCAGGAAGGACTTCAGGCAGTGAAGGTAGAAGAGAAAGGGGGGGATTGTGGCTGTGGGCAGGAATCTAGCCTGCCGAGAGAGAACCCTCACACCAGAGAGATCTTTCGGAGACGCTTCCGGCAGTTCTGCTACCAGGAGACCCCTGGGCCCCGCGAGGCTCTTCGAAGACTCCGGGAGCTCTGCCATCAGTGGCTGCGGCCCGAGACGCACAGCAAGGAGCAGATCGTGGAGTTGCTGGTGCTGGAGCAGTTCCTGACCATCCTGCCCGAGGAGCTGCAGGCCTGGGTGCGGGAGCACCGACCCGAGAGCGGGGAGCAGGCAGTGACTGCGCTGGAGGACCTGGAGAGGGAGCTGGACGAGCCAGGAGAGCTGGTGGAAGATGGGAGCACAGAG GTCCCAAGCTATGTTTGTGAACAGGGAGAGTTTGCAAAGGAGAAAGCAGCTCGGGGAGCAGCCCAGGAGTTGCCAGGTGGCCGGCTCCAGCCCTCGGAAGAGCTGCATCAGTGCCGTGCACGCGAGCTGCGCCCGGTTCAGATCG GTGGTGAGGCCGGGACTTGGAATGTGGAGTTAGGCCCAGCGAGGGAGCTTTCTACAGAGACGAGGCCTCTTGTGGAAGCCGCAGAGAAACGGAACAGTGATGCTGTTGAGATGCCTGAGTGCAGAGACCCCTGTGAGCGGGACGGCAGGCTGGAGAGGCAGCGGCCAAGCTCTTCCGTGGAGAGACCCTATGTCTGTGGTGAATGTGGGAAGAGCTTCACCCAGAATTCCATCCTTATCGAGCATCAGAGGACACACACGGGGGAGAAGCCGTACGAGTGCGAGGAGTGTGGGCGCGCCTTCGGCCAGCGCTCGGGCCTGTTTCAGCACCAGAGGCTCCACACCGGGGAGAAGCGCTACCAGTGCGGCATCTGCGGGAAGGCCTTCAGCCAGAACGCCGGGCTCTTCCATCACCTCCGGATCCACACGGGGGAGAAGCCCTTCCAGTGCGGCCAGTGCAGCAAGAGCTTTAGCCGACGCTCTGTCCTCATTaagcatcagagaattcacaccgGGGAGAGGCCTTACGAGTGTGAGGAGTGCGGCAAGAATTTCATTTACCACTGCAACCTCGTTCAGCATCGCAAGGTCCACCCCGCGCTCGGGCTGGCCGGCCCCTTGGAGCAGGTGGCGCCGCACGTCCTGCCGTCGGACCACTAG